A single region of the Streptococcus sanguinis genome encodes:
- a CDS encoding CtsR family transcriptional regulator, translating into MGAKNTSDSIEAYIKSILAQAGMVELKRSELADVFQVVPSQINYVIKTRFTESRGYIVESKRGGGGYIRIGKIEFSDRHQMLCGLYDSVGERVSQQVFTDVIQLLFDEKIMTEREGNLILSTASDSILGDGAAVIRARILKKILQQLDRKGMES; encoded by the coding sequence ATGGGTGCAAAAAACACATCGGACAGTATTGAAGCATATATCAAGTCTATTCTGGCTCAGGCTGGGATGGTTGAACTGAAACGCAGTGAACTGGCTGATGTTTTTCAGGTGGTTCCCAGTCAGATTAACTATGTGATTAAGACGCGTTTTACGGAAAGTCGGGGCTATATCGTTGAGAGTAAGCGTGGTGGCGGCGGCTATATTCGGATTGGAAAGATTGAATTTTCCGACCGGCATCAGATGCTTTGCGGCCTGTACGACAGTGTGGGAGAGCGTGTCAGCCAGCAGGTTTTCACAGATGTTATTCAGCTTCTTTTTGATGAGAAGATTATGACTGAACGTGAGGGCAATCTAATCTTGTCAACAGCATCGGACTCGATTTTGGGTGATGGGGCTGCGGTGATTCGTGCCCGGATATTAAAAAAGATTTTACAACAACTAGACAGAAAAGGAATGGAATCATAA